One window from the genome of Streptomyces cadmiisoli encodes:
- a CDS encoding YgfZ/GcvT domain-containing protein, with product MKSPLLSLPGAVPAEGVDEGVAAHYGDLFREQRSLADGTGFVDLSHRGVVAVSGQDRLSWLHLLLTQHVSDLPVGEATEALILSANGHIEHALYLVDDGETVWAHVEPGTQDTLIAYLESMKFFYRVEVADRTDDFAVVHLPAGSIAEVPEDTVVRETPHGRDLFLPRETLESFARKAGRPVGILAYEALRVEQHRPRLGFETDHRTIPHELGLIGSAVHLQKGCYRGQETVARVQNLGKPPRRLVFLHLDGSEVHLPGHGTELRLAGDGPDGRKIGFVTTSVRHHELGPVALALVKRNVPLDAPLVAGDTAAAQETVVEP from the coding sequence ATGAAAAGCCCTCTGCTGTCCCTGCCCGGCGCCGTCCCCGCCGAAGGTGTGGACGAAGGTGTCGCCGCCCACTACGGCGACCTGTTCCGCGAGCAGCGCAGCCTCGCCGACGGCACCGGTTTCGTCGACCTCTCGCACCGCGGTGTCGTGGCGGTGTCCGGCCAGGACCGTCTGAGCTGGCTGCACCTGCTGCTCACCCAGCACGTCAGCGATCTGCCCGTGGGCGAGGCCACCGAGGCGCTGATCCTCTCGGCGAACGGCCACATCGAACACGCGCTGTACCTCGTCGACGACGGCGAGACCGTGTGGGCCCATGTGGAACCCGGCACCCAGGACACGCTGATCGCGTACCTGGAGTCGATGAAGTTCTTCTACCGGGTGGAGGTCGCCGACCGGACGGACGACTTCGCGGTGGTCCATCTGCCGGCCGGTTCGATCGCCGAGGTGCCCGAGGACACGGTCGTCCGCGAGACGCCGCACGGCCGTGATCTGTTCCTGCCGCGCGAGACGCTCGAGTCGTTCGCCCGGAAGGCGGGTCGCCCGGTCGGCATCCTGGCCTACGAGGCGCTGCGCGTCGAGCAGCACCGGCCGCGGCTCGGCTTCGAGACCGACCACCGGACCATCCCGCACGAGCTGGGGCTGATCGGCAGCGCCGTGCACCTCCAGAAGGGCTGCTACCGCGGTCAGGAGACCGTCGCCCGGGTGCAGAACCTGGGCAAGCCGCCGCGCCGGCTGGTCTTCCTGCACCTGGACGGCAGCGAGGTGCATCTGCCGGGGCACGGCACCGAGCTGCGGCTCGCGGGCGACGGCCCGGACGGCCGCAAGATCGGTTTCGTCACGACGTCCGTGCGCCACCACGAACTCGGCCCGGTCGCGCTCGCGCTGGTCAAGCGGAACGTACCGCTGGACGCGCCCCTGGTCGCCGGGGACACGGCGGCGGCCCAGGAGACGGTCGTCGAGCCGTAG
- the dtd gene encoding D-aminoacyl-tRNA deacylase, whose translation MRAVVQRVDGASVVVDGETVGEISGEGLCVLVGVTHEDTEEKAAQLARKLWSIRMLQDEKSCSDIDAPLLVISQFTLYGDARKGRRPTWNAAAPGDVAEPLVDEVVARLRALGATVATGRFGAGMRVGLTNDGPFTVLLEI comes from the coding sequence ATGCGTGCAGTGGTGCAGAGGGTGGACGGCGCGAGCGTCGTCGTGGACGGCGAGACCGTCGGGGAGATCAGCGGCGAGGGGCTGTGCGTCCTGGTCGGGGTGACCCACGAGGACACCGAGGAGAAGGCGGCCCAGCTCGCCCGCAAGCTCTGGTCGATCCGCATGCTGCAGGACGAGAAGTCGTGCAGCGACATCGACGCCCCCCTGCTGGTGATCAGCCAGTTCACCCTTTACGGCGACGCCCGCAAGGGGCGCCGCCCCACCTGGAACGCGGCCGCGCCGGGCGACGTCGCGGAGCCGCTGGTCGACGAGGTGGTCGCCCGGCTGCGCGCGCTGGGCGCGACGGTGGCCACCGGGCGGTTCGGCGCAGGGATGCGGGTCGGTCTGACGAACGACGGGCCGTTCACGGTGCTGCTGGAGATCTAG
- a CDS encoding aerial mycelium formation protein — protein MSTPSTGQPPGAVSLTHAGGAESIRPPVQRTDSPRLPPDPPEHTLPALSLPELRALRRDAQRDEADLSYVRRLLQGRIDILRAELARRGTASPVAAGEASVVARLSEILADAPARHRSSARHVTLGTPHGEEYRRLAAEMLAEVELSALDARTDGELTTALGRLVRYEQQVSRRRQRLQRTADECSAEIARRYREGEAQVDDLLA, from the coding sequence ATGAGCACACCGAGTACCGGGCAGCCGCCTGGGGCTGTCTCGTTGACCCATGCGGGAGGCGCGGAGTCGATCCGCCCGCCCGTGCAGCGCACGGACAGCCCACGGCTGCCCCCCGATCCGCCCGAGCACACGCTGCCCGCGCTGAGCCTGCCGGAACTGCGCGCCCTGCGCCGGGACGCGCAGCGCGACGAGGCGGACCTCAGCTACGTACGGCGGCTGCTCCAGGGGCGGATCGACATCCTGCGCGCGGAGCTGGCGCGGCGCGGGACGGCGTCCCCGGTCGCCGCGGGCGAGGCGTCCGTGGTCGCGCGGCTGTCGGAGATCCTCGCCGACGCCCCGGCCCGGCACCGTTCCTCCGCCCGCCACGTGACGCTGGGCACCCCGCACGGCGAGGAGTACCGCCGACTGGCCGCGGAGATGCTCGCCGAGGTCGAGCTGTCCGCCCTGGACGCGCGCACGGACGGGGAGCTGACCACCGCCCTCGGGCGGCTCGTGCGCTACGAGCAGCAGGTGTCCCGGCGCCGCCAGCGGTTGCAGCGGACCGCCGACGAGTGCAGCGCGGAGATCGCCCGCCGCTACCGCGAGGGGGAGGCGCAGGTCGACGACCTGCTGGCGTGA